The Vigna unguiculata cultivar IT97K-499-35 chromosome 1, ASM411807v1, whole genome shotgun sequence nucleotide sequence aataatatatgtatctTAGAAACAGTTTCATACACCATTAAATGAAATCACacatagaataaaaaaaacaaataattaaggataagataagatgaaaaatattttagaaatataagaATACTTTTCATATACAAAACTTGAAGATTTAAccattttcatgtgaaaaaaaataaataaaaaataaaatattaaaaaaagtaaaaatattcagatataagaaataaaaaatatttaattaacatacatcatttaaacataactattttgataaaaaagaaaatatcttgaaaatgtgaatttatttcatgataTGTGAAATGattagaaatagaaaaaaaggtgtgtagttaaaagagaaaaaggcTATAAAATTAAGCACTaggagtaatatatatatatattataaaaacatatgCTGAAGAGTCCAAGTATATTACTTTAAAATCACTCAACAAGCCAAAACCATTCCTGTACAAAGCGCGCAAACATATACTTACCAAAATAGAACAATGGATTAGTACAGACGCATTAAACACGAAAGCAACATTACGATTAAGCTTTTCGCAACAGAAACAACACttctgaaaaaaaagaaaaaaacttatacAAATCTAAAAATTGcactattatttaaattttgcaaGCACTGTTCACTCAGTTGTAACTGTCACGTTAAGTTACACCATTTTACTCTATCTCTACTGTCTCCACACATTATTCAACATCAAAAAAATTCTCAACAAAACCGCATCTCATGACAGATCACCAAACTCTCACTGCCATCAACAAATGGTAGGATCTAAGCAACGTACAACTACTGCTGGCCAtggtagaaaataattaatcaaataatattaataatattaataataataagaataaatatcaagacatataattaattagacCTAATGATTTTTATAACAACCTTTTAGATTCACTGAGTACAAGAAAACATCTCtaactttgaaaaaataatagaattatcTATTATGAAAAAGATACAACAGTTGTGTACAAAAAAATAAGGTGGTTCTCGACCAAATCCACGACCAATCGAGAAGACTAATCTGGCAATGGTAGGGCACAGCACACCCAAATCTAATCAAACTAAGGACCCATGCCAAGTCTTCGACTCGCAAGTTCACACCTTGTGTCAGCAAATCCAACTCTTGAGTTGACCAAGTCAAACTCCATCCACACGTTCTGCTGATGATGGTGCCCAATCACATAAGCCTCAATTCCCAACAAATCTGAATTCCCAAACGTGAAACAATACACATCTTTTCCCTTTGCCACGTCATCACCCACTCGATACAATAGCCTCTCCCCGGACACACCCATCTCCGCCCCCTCAAACACCATTGTCACGGCGGGAACCGTCGGCACAACACCCCCTCTTACCCGAAAACACAAATCCATCGCCCCTTCAAACACAAAATTTGGATCCTCCAAAAGGGTCAGCACCCCTTTCGTCTGTTCCAAAAACTCGTTCTTTAGAGCAGTGTAAACCGACCCGAGAAGGAAAGTGAATTGGGTACCCGAATCCACCATTGTCTGTCCCGCCCCGGTATGGTCCGGCGCGAAAATTGACTTGGGCACCTGCAATGGTTTTGAACCGACCCGAATACCCATCAAACGAACCGTGTACGCGACCCGGTCGAAGTAGGGTAATGGGGTATTCATCTTCACCAGCGGCGTGTACTTCAAAGGGCCCAGCCACGTCAGTTTCGCATCGCCGAAGAGTAACACGCCGGAGGCGTCGTGGCCGGAGATGCAGTACGAG carries:
- the LOC114163750 gene encoding aspartic proteinase PCS1-like, whose translation is MASIIILLHLPPLTITILTVFLKIQTTYSSPQAPLILPLISQTLPHGFVSVPTPSSRKLSFHHNVTLTVSLTVGTPPQTVTMVLDTGSELSWLHCKKNQNINSIFNPQLSSSYTPTPCTSTVCTTRTRDFPIPVSCDPRKLCHATVSYADLTSIEGNLATDTFSISGSGQPGIIFGCMDSGFSSNAKEDSKTTGLMGMNRGSLSFVTQMGFPKFSYCISGHDASGVLLFGDAKLTWLGPLKYTPLVKMNTPLPYFDRVAYTVRLMGIRVGSKPLQVPKSIFAPDHTGAGQTMVDSGTQFTFLLGSVYTALKNEFLEQTKGVLTLLEDPNFVFEGAMDLCFRVRGGVVPTVPAVTMVFEGAEMGVSGERLLYRVGDDVAKGKDVYCFTFGNSDLLGIEAYVIGHHHQQNVWMEFDLVNSRVGFADTRCELASRRLGMGP